A portion of the Sabethes cyaneus chromosome 3, idSabCyanKW18_F2, whole genome shotgun sequence genome contains these proteins:
- the LOC128742387 gene encoding V-type proton ATPase subunit G-like: MASNTQGIQQLLAAEKKAAEKVGEARKRKARRLKQAKDEATEEIEKYRAEREKQFKDAEIKHIGSREGVSNKIDADTRVRIDEMSRALSTHKETVIVNVLEHVYAIKLELHKNFRQ, translated from the exons ATGGCCAGCAATACCCAGGGAATCCAGCAGCTGCTGGCTGCCGAGAAGAAGGCCGCCGAAAAGGTTGGCGAGGCCCGCAAGC gcAAGGCACGACGTCTGAAGCAAGCGAAGGATGAAGCCACCGAGGAGATCGAGAAGTACCGTGCCGAGCGCGAGAAGCAATTCAAGGATGCTGAAATCAAG CACATTGGATCTCGCGAGGGCGTTTCTAATAAGATCGACGCTGACACCCGAGTTCGTATTGACGAAATGAGCCGAGCCCTAAGCACACACAAGGAAACCGTCATTGTCAACGTACTGGAGCACGTGTATGCCATCAAGCTGGAACTGCACAAAAACTTCCGCCAGTAG
- the LOC128743120 gene encoding protein SYS1 homolog has translation MKKLTGTFRNTQWDPYLLIAQIVAMQGLLYASLGFIMILMDYLAEANHTLDHLFEYHEIHVTDLGGRLVIFAFVINSLVGSGLLWFVVRRTKLCLDFSVTFHFIHLVVCWWYNSAFPATISWWLLNAVCTALMCVGGEFLCLKTELREIPVGYSALNNKVDL, from the exons ATGAAAAAGTTAACCGGAACTTTTCGAAATACTCAGTGGGATCCGTACTTGCTGATCGCACAGATAGTTGCAATGCAGGGCCTTTTGTACGCTAGTCTCGGTTTCATCATGATCCTAATGGATTACCTGGCGGAGGCTAATCACACCCTGGACCATCTGTTTGAGTATCAC GAAATCCACGTCACCGATCTGGGCGGACGGCTGGTGATTTTTGCGTTCGTTATCAACTCGCTGGTCGGTTCCGGGCTGCTTTGGTTTGTGGTGCGGCGGACAAAGCTTTGTCTGGATTTCAGCGTCACCTTTCACTTCATTCATCTGGTGGTCTGTTGGTGGTACAACAGTGCCTTTCCCGCTACCATCAGCTGGTGGCTTCTGAATGCCGTCTGTACGGCACTTATGTGCGTGGGAGGTGAGTTTCTATGTCTGAAAACGGAACTGCGGGAAATTCCGGTTGGCTATTCAGCTCTGAACAACAAAGTTGATCTGTAG
- the LOC128743087 gene encoding protein archease-like isoform X2 encodes MNVEHIDRLHAWGETLKEAFEQCGMAMFGYMTELPTVDIRKCYEIKTEPTDDLENLLFRFLDELLFLFSAEPYLICKKLEITKFDTENFYIECRCYGEEFELGKHPQGTEVKAITYSAMQIHQNIEPNRSEVFVIIDI; translated from the exons ATGAAT GTTGAACATATCGACAGGTTACACGCATGGGGAGAAACATTGAAGGAAGCTTTCGAGCAATGTGGGATGGCCATGTTCGGCTACATGACGGAGCTTCCGACGGTGGACATTCGCAAGTGTTACGAAATCAAAACCGAACCTACGGACGATTTGGAAAATCTCCTGTTCCGATTCCTGGACGAGTTGCTGTTTCTGTTTTCGGCAGAACCGTACCTGatttgtaaaaagttggaaATTACGAAGTTTGATACGGAAAATTTCTACATCGAGTGCCGTTGCTACGGGGAAGAGTTCGAACTGGGCAAGCATCCGCAGGGAACGGAAGTAAAGGCGATCACCTACTCGGCCATGCAGATTCATCAGAACATTGAGCCGAACAGGAGTGAGGTTTTTGTTATAATAGATATTTGA
- the LOC128743087 gene encoding protein archease-like isoform X1, producing MEVPLETQEHHIPEIKYEYLDHTADVQLHAWGETLKEAFEQCGMAMFGYMTELPTVDIRKCYEIKTEPTDDLENLLFRFLDELLFLFSAEPYLICKKLEITKFDTENFYIECRCYGEEFELGKHPQGTEVKAITYSAMQIHQNIEPNRSEVFVIIDI from the exons ATGGAAGTACCGTTGGAAACGCAAGAACACCATATCCCAGAGATTAAATATGAAT ATTTGGACCACACTGCCGATGTTCA GTTACACGCATGGGGAGAAACATTGAAGGAAGCTTTCGAGCAATGTGGGATGGCCATGTTCGGCTACATGACGGAGCTTCCGACGGTGGACATTCGCAAGTGTTACGAAATCAAAACCGAACCTACGGACGATTTGGAAAATCTCCTGTTCCGATTCCTGGACGAGTTGCTGTTTCTGTTTTCGGCAGAACCGTACCTGatttgtaaaaagttggaaATTACGAAGTTTGATACGGAAAATTTCTACATCGAGTGCCGTTGCTACGGGGAAGAGTTCGAACTGGGCAAGCATCCGCAGGGAACGGAAGTAAAGGCGATCACCTACTCGGCCATGCAGATTCATCAGAACATTGAGCCGAACAGGAGTGAGGTTTTTGTTATAATAGATATTTGA